One region of Pangasianodon hypophthalmus isolate fPanHyp1 chromosome 15, fPanHyp1.pri, whole genome shotgun sequence genomic DNA includes:
- the fundc2 gene encoding FUN14 domain-containing protein 2 isoform X2, producing the protein MAGKKKDAETFDVIELAEHVKKQRWWNKMFGDNSGPAAEKYSVATQLAIGGVTGWCAGYLFRKVGKVAASAVGGGFFLLQEENKENGNSFNSKFRLRISAPQLRVQQVTSNQNGRSQHQQ; encoded by the exons atggctgGGAAGAAGAAAG ACGCTGAAACCTTCGACGTGATCGAGTTGGCCGAGCACGTCAAGAAGCAGAGATGGTGGAACAAAATGTTCGGAGATAATTCCGGCCCGGCTGCCGAGAAGTATTCCGTCGCAACGCAGCTCGCTATCGGTGGAGTGACTGGGTG GTGTGCGGGATATTTGTTTCGGAAAGTCGGAAAAGTTGCAGCGTCGGCCGTAGGCGGCGGCTTCTTTTTGCTTCAG gaagaaaacaaagaaaatgggaACTCCTTTAACTCGAAATTCCGACTCAGGATCTCAGCTcctcaactccgagttcagcaagtgacgtcaaatcaaaatggccgctcgcagcatcagcagtaa
- the fundc2 gene encoding FUN14 domain-containing protein 2 isoform X1: MAGKKKDAETFDVIELAEHVKKQRWWNKMFGDNSGPAAEKYSVATQLAIGGVTGWCAGYLFRKVGKVAASAVGGGFFLLQIANHTGYITVDWKRVERDVNKAKKQLKLNAEKPSQEVKTKVHEVQTFVKKNIVLTGGFVGGFLLGLAS, translated from the exons atggctgGGAAGAAGAAAG ACGCTGAAACCTTCGACGTGATCGAGTTGGCCGAGCACGTCAAGAAGCAGAGATGGTGGAACAAAATGTTCGGAGATAATTCCGGCCCGGCTGCCGAGAAGTATTCCGTCGCAACGCAGCTCGCTATCGGTGGAGTGACTGGGTG GTGTGCGGGATATTTGTTTCGGAAAGTCGGAAAAGTTGCAGCGTCGGCCGTAGGCGGCGGCTTCTTTTTGCTTCAG aTTGCTAATCACACCGGATACATTACAGTTGACTGGAAGAGAGTGGAGCGTGACGTGAACAAGGCCAAGAAGCAGCTAAAGCTGAACGCAGAGAAACCGAGTCAAGAAGTGAAGACAAAAGTGCACGAG GTGCAGACGTTCGTGAAGAAGAACATCGTCCTCACAGGAGGCTTCGTCGGAGGATTCCTGCTCGGTCTGGCGTCATAA
- the brcc3 gene encoding lys-63-specific deubiquitinase BRCC36: MAVSAVHLESDAFLVCMNHALSTEKEEVMGLCIGEVDTNRIVHIHSVIILRRSDKRKDRVEISPEQLSAASTEAERLAEMTGRPVRVVGWYHSHPHITVWPSHVDVRTQAMYQMMDQGFVGLIFSCFIEDKNTKTGRVLYTCFQSVQAQKGSEYERIEIPIHVVPHEAIGKVCLESAVELPRILCQEEQDTYRRIHSLTHLDPITKIHNGSVFTKNLCSQMSAVSGPLLQWLEDRLEQNKKSIMELQKEKERLTQELASL, translated from the exons ATGGCAGTGAGCGCGGTGCATTTAGAGTCAGACGCTTTTCTAGTTTGTATGAATCATGCCTTGAGTACAGAGAAAGAAGAAGTCATGGGGCTGTGCATCGGAGAG GTTGACACAAATCGCATTGTCCATATTCACTCGGTTATTATTCTGCGGAGGTCAGACAAGAGGAAGGATCGAGTGGAGATTTCTCCTGAACAGCTTTCTGCAGCCTCCACTGAAGCTGAG CGGTTGGCTGAGATGACGGGGCGTCCTGTAAGGGTGGTGGGATGGTACCACTCTCATCCTCACATCACCGTGTGGCCATCGCACGTCG ATGTGAGGACTCAGGCCATGTACCAAATGATGGATCAAGGTTTTGTTGGTCTCATCTTTTCTTGCTTCATAGAAGATAAGAACACAAAG ACGGGTCGAGTTCTGTACACATGTTTTCAGTCAGTGCAAGCCCAGAAAGGCTCCGA ATATGAGAGAATTGAGATTCCAATCCATGTGGTTCCTCACGAGGCCATCGGTAAAGTGTGTCTGGAATCTGCTGTGGAACTTCCCAGAATTCTCTGTCAAGAGGAGCAGGACACGTACAGAAGGATTCACAG tttAACTCATTTGGATCCGATCACAAAGATACACAATGGATCAG tattcACCAAAAACCTGTGCAGTCAGATGTCAGCAGTCAGCGGCCCGCTGTTGCAGTGGCTGGAGGATCGACTGGAGCAGAACAAAAAGAGCATCATGGAgctgcagaaagagaaagagagactgaccCAGGAGCTGGCCTCGTTAtga
- the cmc4 gene encoding cx9C motif-containing protein 4 — MPPKDPCQKQACAIQKCLQANSYIEGRCEDVIRAMRRCCELHAGENSVCCSGFTQEHKTTEDKTDPAAPLTK; from the exons ATGCCTCCGAAGGATCCATGCCAGAAGCAAGCTTGTGCCATACAGAAGTGTTTACAAG CCAACAGCTACATTGAAGGTCGGTGTGAAGATGTGATCCGGGCGATGAGAAGATGCTGTGAGCTTCATGCAGGAGAGAACTCAGTGTGCTGCTCAGGATTTACACAAGAACACAAAACCACAGAGGATAAAACAGACCCAGCTGCACCTCTTACCAAATAA